GGTCACCGTCAGGCCGGCCAAGCGGCAGGTCGATCTTCCCTGTATTCCCTCCGCTTGTCTGCTCAGCGACTCGATCGGATACATTCCCGTTTATCATTTTGGAATAACGGTTGCTGAAGAGTTCGACCGCGTCTTTGATCAACTCATGCAGATCGGAATGAAGCGGCTGCTGCTTGATCTGCGCAACAATCCCGGCGGTGATTTGTCTGCCGGCATTCGCCTTGCCGAACGCCTGATTCCGCCTGGCAGACTAATTGCATACACCAAAGGTCGTACGCCCGAGTCCGAAGAGCAATACGTCTCATCACCGCCGCGCCGATTGCCGACCCTGCCGCTGATTGTTTTGGTCAACGAAAAAAGCGCCAGCGATGCCGAAATTGTTGCCGGGGCCGTTCAGGACTGGGATCGCGGGCTTATCGTCGGTCGTAGAACCTACGGCAAAGCAATGGTGCAGACCGAGTATCCTTTTCAGGACGGCTCGCTTCTATTGTTGACGACGGCCCGCTTTTATACTCCCTTGGGTCGTTTGATTCAAAAAGAAGGAAGTAATGTTTCTGATCAAGTTTTTCGAACGCCGAAAGGTCGTACGCTTACGGCCGGAGGCGGCATTGCACCGGATCACGAAATAACAAAAACGGGGGTAGTTTCTCCGTTAATGAAAAGACTAAAAAGTTCTGCAGTGGATCCGTTTTACGATTTTGCTGATTTCTGGGTGCTGCAGAACGGCTCGATGTCCTATACGGATATCCAGACTTTTCTCAATCAGTTCGTCGTAACTGAGCAATTGTTGCGAAAATTTTTCGAATATTCGGTGTCTCGACGCCTGTCGATTGGAACGGTAGAGTTCGAGCAGAATAAAAAGGAGGCGGCGGACGAGTTGTTTATCGCTGTGGCGCATCGTTTGTTCGGTGAAGAGGGAAGAATTGCCGCCTCGGCGAGAAGGGATGAAGAAGTCACTAACAGTTTAAACTTTTTTGATGAAGCAGCTCGACTTTTGGCAAAGTGACGCCGTTTGAAACGCAGGATGAAAAATTGCTGATCATTGTTATAGTACCCTGACCTATTGGCCTTTGGGAATTGATGAGCGCCGAACGCCAGGCAAAAATTTTGATTGTCGACGATGTTCCGCCGAACCTTGAGTTGCTGAGGTCGTTTTTAGATTCGGAAAACTATCGAATATTTTCCGCCCGTAATTGCGAGGAAGCGCTGAAGGTGGTGGATGAAAACGAACCTGACCTGATCATCTTGGACGTGACGATGTCGAATGCAGGCAGCGTCGAAACTTGCAGACAAATCAAGGCGGTGGATCGGGCCAAATATACGCCGATCATTATGGTGACCGGAACGAACGAATCCGAAAGCAAGATTTTGGGCCTTGAAGCGGGCGCAGATGATTTTGTCGGCAAACCTTTTAACAAAATTGAGCTTTTAACGCGGGTCCGCTCGCTATTGCGGGTAAAGATGCTGCACGATCAGCTGCAGGAAAAGATCGTTCAGCTCGAGCGGGCAAAGGAAAGATTAAAAGAACTGGCCGTCACCGACGGCTTGACTTCATTGTACAATTATCGCTTTTTCAGAGAAGCGCTGACCATGGAAATACGCCGTTCAGAACGCCACAAGACGCCCCTCTCGCTGATCATGTTCGACATTGACGATTTCAAACTCTACAACGATCGTCACGGACATTTGGCAGGCGACAAAGTATTGCAGCAATTGGCGAGTTTGGTGATGAAAAATATTCGTCGTATCGATGTGGCGGTGCGCTACGGCGGTGAAGAGTTTGCCGTTATTCTTCCCGGTACGACGGCGGAAAACGCCTGCTTTGTCGCCGAAAAATTGCGCGGGTTGGTCGAGAACCATCCCTTTCCGCATCGGGAGACTCAGCCGAACGGCAGGATTACCATCAGCGTCGGTGTGGCTTCCTACTCTCCAGCGTTGAATACGTTCGAAGCGTTGGTCGACTGCGCCGACAAACGACTTTATATGGCGAAAGCAAGGGGTAAGAATATTGTCGTTTTTGAGGGAGGTTGTTGATTATGGCGGAATGGATTCGAGAGCAGCTTAGGAGCCGCATCTTCCGCCGCTTGTTCTGGGCAACGCTGGCGGCTGCCGAAATGCCGATTTTTGCCGTGCTTTTTTTGGAAATTCTTCACCCGGTCGGCGGGCGAATCCTTTGGAAAGTTCTGTTTCTGCCGCCGATGGCCGCCTTTGTCGCCGGATTGATTGCCTTTTATCTTTCGCGCATCATTACCCGGCCGATTTCTGAATTCGAAAAAAGCGCCACCAAAATCGCCCGCGGTGATTTTAGCCACGAAATCAAGGTTTTTAACGACGATGAGATCGGCAGGCTGGCTAAGCTTTTTAATTACATGACCCTCGAGCTCCGACGGCTCGATCGGATGAATTTGGCTAAAATCATCGAAGAGCGGCGGAAATTCGAGACAATAATCCGCAACATCGCCGACGGCGTTATTATCACCGATCCGCAGTTAAATATCACGGTCGTCAATGAGACCTTTCGAAAATGGTACGGCCTTAAATCGACTGAACCGACAGGGCACCCTTATTCCGATGTGATCAACGAAAAAAAGCTGCAGCAATTGATAGAGGAGGCAACTTTTAAGGAAAAGGCGGTTTTGCCGGCGGTCGAGTTCTCCATCAAGCCTGCAGGGGAATGGAAAGAACGCGTTCTGCAGGCCCGAGCCGCGCGTGTGCTTCAGGATGACGGGGTGCTCATTGGAGTGGTCACCATTTTGCGCGACATTACCCAACAGAAAGAGATCGACCGGATGAAGACCGAGTTGGTCTCCATGGTGGCGCACGAGCTGCGCTCGCCGCTGACCAGCATCACCGGTTTCAGCGAGCTGCTGTTGGACGAAGATCTTTCACGCGAGCAGGCCGAAGAGTATGCCCGCATCATCTTGACCGAAGCTACGCGCTTGAGCGAGCTGATCAACAAGTTCCTCGACATTTCGCGCATTGAATCCGGACGCATTCAACCGAAAAAGTCCGACATCGATCTCAACGACACGGTGCAGATGGTCATCGGCAACAACTCTTTCCTGGCTGCGCAAAAGGAAATCAAAGTCGAGATTCACGAGGCTCCAAACCTGCCCAAGGTGCGGGCCGACGCGGGCATGATGGAGCAGGTTTTCCTCAACCTGTTCTCCAACGCCGTTAAATACAGCCCGCCGAACACGCGCATCGATATTGTGCTGCGCAGCACCGACTCCAGCGTCATTGTCGAATTTCACGATCAGGGTTACGGCATCCCGCGCGATGCTCTGCCCCGCATTTTCGATAAATTTTTTCGCGTAACCGAGAACGAAAAGGTGCGCGAAGTTGTCGGAACGGGTTTGGGTTTGGCGCTGGTTAAACAAATTGTCGATCTGCACGGCGGCCATTTGGAAGTGGAAAGTCAGGTGGGTAAGGGCTCAGTGTTTAGCGTCCATCTGCCGCGTGCAAATGTAAAACGGCAAACCCTGCCGCTCGATGTGGCGGATGACATCATTCGATAAAGAACAAAACGCAAGCGCTGCTGATTAACGCTTCGCAGGTAGACGGGTTAAAGTCCCGCTCAAATATAAAGTGAAGCGTTTTCGAGGATGATTTTGCCGTCGATTTCGACGCCTGCATTGGCTACAATAAGATCGATGTGGAGCCGGCAGGTGTTGTTGCCGCCGAAGGATAAATTGTTCCCCAAACCGATGTGAACCGAACCGAGCACCTTTTCATCCTCAAGCGTACAACCGCTGAGAACCGCGGCTTCGTTGGTGCCGATGCCGAATTCGGCAATCACGCGCGAAGCCGGTCCGGCTTCCGTCAACATCCGGCTCAGGCGTTTCGCCTCCGGACCGCCGCTTACCCGTACTGCGCGGCCATTTTTGATGATGACCTTGGTTTTTTCACCGTCTCCTGCCGCTGTACCCAAAAGGCTGTCGGCGATCAAAATTCCTTCGCATCGGCCTTCCAGAGGTGCAACCGAGGCTTCTCCGGCCGGCAGATTTGAAAAAGCGCCTTTTTGATGGATCAGACCGGTGTCCGCATAGCCGCGTCGGCGATCGATGGAGAGTCTCAGATCGGTGCCGTTGGGCGCCCATACGCGGACGTTCTTGCCGATGCTGAGGATATCGGCGAGTTTGCGGCTGCGCCGCGCGATTTGTTTAAAATCTGCATCCGCCAAACGGGAAAAGGCGGCATGGGTAATGTTGGGAAGAGAAGCGATGCGTGCACCGGCTCGACAGGCATTGCGCCGCGCGTCAGTGTGGGAGAACGAGGGAGAGGTCAGCGCTATGATCACATCGACTGTCTTCATAAACTCCGCGAGCGGTAAAGGAACCGATGTTACCGTGGTCTTGGAAATCTCCATCATGAGGGTCTGCTTGGAGCGGCGAAGGCTCGCTTCGTAAACAAGCCTGGCCAGCTCGGTGAGGTCTTCCGTCGTTACGATCAGGACGGTTTCATCCGATTGAATATTCAGACAACTTCCGACTACAACCTGCGCGGCCTTTTGTGCTTTGTTCATATTCCCCGCCTGACCTGCGAAAGCTGTTCAGAGGTGCAGCGCGATCAATTGTTGATGCGCCAATTTATTGATGAATAAGCCTACACGTTCATAAACCGGTTCGACCGCTTCACCGTATCGATTCCGCAAGGCGACGGCGATCTCTTTGACCGGCGTTCGGCCGTCGATCTGCCGCCAAATAAAGCCGCCGTATTCATCCAAATGCAGACGCACCGGAAGCGGCTCCCGAAAACGACGGAAAAACCTGCCGAGTAAGGGGATCGGCTGTCTGGGAAGGAGCAGAACGATTTTGCCTTCCTGCTCTTCAAAAGCCGCCGAACGGCTGGGGATCATTTCCAGAACGTTCGGCGGCTGTTGGGCACGACTTTTCTTCATGCTATTTTTGCTTGCTTTCTTCGGCCAGGCGCTTGAGCGGATAATGAATCAAGACATAGCCGAGCAAAACAAATGTCGCCAATCCCAACCACCAAAACCCTTCGAATCCTTCGAGGCCGACGAGTTTTTTCAAATTGACGTTTGAAACGACCAATGCGGCTAAAAGGATACCGACCAACGCCTCGCCTGCAACCAATCCCGAAGCAGTCAACAGGCCGGTATTTTCGACCACCGCCGCATCCTCCTCATTGCGGATGCGCTTGGCGGCCGCCCGATCAAGCAGCCATTTGATGATACCGCCGATGAAAATGGCAAAGGTCGTGTTAAAGGGCAGATACATGCCGACTGAAATCAACATAGGGGAAGGCGCCTCGAGGAGAATCAGCGCTGCGGCAAAGAGCATTCCGGCGATAACCAGAGGCCAGGCCATTTCGCCCGCTACGATACCTCGGCTCATCATCGCCATGAGGCCTGCCTGCGGCGCGGGCAGAGCGTCGCTGCCGATGCCGTTGGCTTTGTGCAAAAGCATGATCGGGATGACCAACACCAACGAGGCGGCCGTCACGCCGATGAGACCTCCGATCTGCATCCTCCAAGGCGTTCCGCCCAACATATAGCCGACCTTCCAGTCCTGCATCATGTCGCCGGCCACACCGGCCACGCAGCAGACAACCGAAGCGACGCCCAGTACCGCGGCGACTCCCGGATCGCCCTTCATGCCGACCAGAACCATCAACAAGGCGGCGATCAGCAGGGTGGAAAGCGTCAGGCCGGAAATCGGGTTGGAGGAGCTGCCTATAATGCCCACCAGATAGCCGGCGACGGCGGCAAAAACGAAACCGGCAAAAGCCATGACAACCGCCGCCAAAACCGCCGAACCCCAATGGCGGCTAAAACTATGGTAAAGCACGACCATGCAGATGACCAGCACGACGATCGCAAGAAGCACAAGGCCAAAGGGAGCATCCTTGTCGATGCGGGAGACGGTCTCGCCGCTTTTGCCGGCCGATTTAATATCCTGAAGACCGCGGCTCAAGCCGCCGGCAAGATTTTTTCGCATACGGAAGAGCGTGTAAAAGGCGCCCACCAGCATGCCGCCCACGGCGATTTGTTTGACCGTCGATCCGTATGCGGCTTTGGCGACCGAAAGCCAATCGCCGCCTTCGGCAAAAGGCGAGAGGGAGTCGCCCATGAGAAAGAGAACGATCGGCATAAGGAACATCCAGCCGAATACGCCTCCGGAAAAGGTAATGGCCGACAGGCGAAAACCGATGATGTAACCGACGCCGAGAAATGCGGGCGAAGCAGAAGGGCTCATCAGCATCATGCCGCCGGAGCGGCTGAACTCTGCTTTGAGGCCGTCTGCCGTCTGCAGCATCTGACTTTTCGAGTTCAAAAGACGAACCACAGACGGATGAAAACGGAAAAAGCCGGCGACGGAATCGCGGATGATCTGCAGGCCGTTCTCGTTTTTCAAGAGTTCGAGGAGAGCTGCCAAGCCCATGGATCCAAATACGTACTTGGCGCCGGACTGCCCACCCTGTCCGGCCTTGACGATTTCAGCGCAGGCTTTACTTTCGGGATAGGGAAGCGTGACATCCTCGATCAGTGAGCGGCGCAGGATAATCACAAACAGCACGCCGAGGATGCCGCCGACCAACATCAAGAGAGTGCTTTTCAAATAATCAAAGTCCTGCCACACCCCGGCAAGCACAAACGCCGGAATGGTAAAAATGGCGCCTGCCGCCAGCGCTTCGCCGACGGCGCCGGTCGTTCGTGCAAGGTTTTCCTCCAGGATCGTGCCTTTCAACGGCTTTAGAACCGCCATAGCGATAACGGCGGCAGGAAATGTCGCCGCTACGGTCATCCCCGCCTTGAGGCCCAAATAGGCATTGGCCGCACCTAAAATTGCCGCCAACAGCACGCCGAGCAGCAACGCGCGCCAGGTCAACTCTTTCATGTCGGATGTCGCAGGGACATAGGGGGTATGCCCGCTTTTTGCCGTGGGAGTTTCCATGATCTTCCTCCTCTATGCTCTTTTCCGAGTGCCGGCATTTTAGCGAAAAATGTACAAAAGGTCAAGCGAAAAGGCGCTTGTGCGGTAACTATTGGATTTTATGGAATCTCTTTTTATATTTACTATTGTTATGGCTTTGTTGAGCGACATCAGCCTCGGACAATATTGTCCTCGCGACTCTTTTATTCATCGCCTTGATCCGCGCACCAAGCTGCTCTCTGTTTTGTTTCTAATGACGGCGCTGCTCTTTTCTTTTCGTTTTCCGGTTCTCATGGCTTTTTTCGCCGTCATCCTGGCGGCTGTTTGGGGCTCGCGTCTACCGGCGGCTTTGGTGCTTCGTAATTTGCGGCCGTTTTTATGGCTTTTTTTGCTCACCATTGCCGTACATTTGTTCTGGACGCCTGGGCGAGTTATTGCGCGCCTGCCGATTATCCAGGCGAAAATCAGCGAGGAAGGGCTGCGTACCGGACTGTTTTACACGATTCGACTGGCGCTTCTCATTGTTGCGGCCGCCTTATTGACGCTGACGACCTCTCCAGTTGAGCTGACCGACGGACTGGAGCGGCTGTTCAAGCCGCTGAAACGATTCCGCGTACCGGTTCATGAGATCGTCATGATGTTGACGCTCGCTCTGCGTTTTATCCCAACGCTGCTCGAAGAAGCTCAGAGGATCCGCAATGCCCAAATGTCGCGCGGCGTCTCTTTCGAAGGCAGCCTGGTGCAGCGCATCCGCAACACGCTGCCGTTAATTCTGCCGCTTTTTTTCTCGGCTTTCCGCAGGGCAGATGAATTGGCGATGGCCATGGATGCCCGCTGCTATACCGGCGGAGACGGCCGTACCAGCTATACGCGGCTTGCTTTTCGCTTTGCCGACTATGCGGTTCTGCTCTTTTCCGCCGCTCTGTTGCTGCCGGCATTTTTCTTCTAGTTGCCGGAGGATGCTTGCGCAACATCAAGCTGACTTTGGAATACGACGGCACCGATTTTTGCGGATGGCAACGACAGGCGGGCGACCGCACCGTGCAGGAGGCGGTCGAACGTTCTTTGTCTCTCTTGACCGAAGAGACCATAAGAGTGACGGCAGCCGGCCGCACCGATTCCGGCGTGCATGCGATCGGACAGGTGATCAATTTCAAGACCGATAGCCCACTGCCCCTCGAAGCCTTTGTACGCGGCGGCAATTCGCGGCTGCCGAAGGACGTTAGGATCCTAAAGGCTGAAGAAGTGCCGCTCGAATTCAGCGCCAGATATTCGGCTGTTGCCCGAGTGTATCGCTACTATATTTCGGATCGGGCGTCGGCAGTCGGCAGACAATACGCCTGGCATTATTGGCGGCCTTTGTCGCTGGAAAAACTACGCGAATTCTGTCCGATCATATTAGGCGAACATGAGTTTAAATCGTTCTGCCAAAGCGGCGCCGATGTCGATCACTTTATCTGCGATGTCCGATGGGCGTGGTGGAAACGCAGTGAAACCGGTCTTGTATTTGAAATCTGCGCCAACCGATTTCTTCATGCCATGGTGAGAATTTTGGTCGGTACCATGGTAGATCTGGTCAAA
This genomic interval from candidate division KSB1 bacterium contains the following:
- a CDS encoding S41 family peptidase, which produces MKKPSKIRLLFLSLAVVILVTAPAVVWPRVQQAVSKWMILTIILDRIQRFYVEDRNPEELLDYAIDGVMAHLDQYSQYLSPEEAKEYAKRYQGYYGVGLSFRLTTRGYIVSSIQPKSPAAAADVRIGDAVLKIDGRTIANHSLQQLEQFISSRRGEEVEIELIRPPENITVTVRPAKRQVDLPCIPSACLLSDSIGYIPVYHFGITVAEEFDRVFDQLMQIGMKRLLLDLRNNPGGDLSAGIRLAERLIPPGRLIAYTKGRTPESEEQYVSSPPRRLPTLPLIVLVNEKSASDAEIVAGAVQDWDRGLIVGRRTYGKAMVQTEYPFQDGSLLLLTTARFYTPLGRLIQKEGSNVSDQVFRTPKGRTLTAGGGIAPDHEITKTGVVSPLMKRLKSSAVDPFYDFADFWVLQNGSMSYTDIQTFLNQFVVTEQLLRKFFEYSVSRRLSIGTVEFEQNKKEAADELFIAVAHRLFGEEGRIAASARRDEEVTNSLNFFDEAARLLAK
- a CDS encoding energy-coupling factor transporter transmembrane protein EcfT; this translates as MESLFIFTIVMALLSDISLGQYCPRDSFIHRLDPRTKLLSVLFLMTALLFSFRFPVLMAFFAVILAAVWGSRLPAALVLRNLRPFLWLFLLTIAVHLFWTPGRVIARLPIIQAKISEEGLRTGLFYTIRLALLIVAAALLTLTTSPVELTDGLERLFKPLKRFRVPVHEIVMMLTLALRFIPTLLEEAQRIRNAQMSRGVSFEGSLVQRIRNTLPLILPLFFSAFRRADELAMAMDARCYTGGDGRTSYTRLAFRFADYAVLLFSAALLLPAFFF
- a CDS encoding diguanylate cyclase, producing the protein MSAERQAKILIVDDVPPNLELLRSFLDSENYRIFSARNCEEALKVVDENEPDLIILDVTMSNAGSVETCRQIKAVDRAKYTPIIMVTGTNESESKILGLEAGADDFVGKPFNKIELLTRVRSLLRVKMLHDQLQEKIVQLERAKERLKELAVTDGLTSLYNYRFFREALTMEIRRSERHKTPLSLIMFDIDDFKLYNDRHGHLAGDKVLQQLASLVMKNIRRIDVAVRYGGEEFAVILPGTTAENACFVAEKLRGLVENHPFPHRETQPNGRITISVGVASYSPALNTFEALVDCADKRLYMAKARGKNIVVFEGGC
- a CDS encoding oligopeptide transporter, OPT family, whose protein sequence is METPTAKSGHTPYVPATSDMKELTWRALLLGVLLAAILGAANAYLGLKAGMTVAATFPAAVIAMAVLKPLKGTILEENLARTTGAVGEALAAGAIFTIPAFVLAGVWQDFDYLKSTLLMLVGGILGVLFVIILRRSLIEDVTLPYPESKACAEIVKAGQGGQSGAKYVFGSMGLAALLELLKNENGLQIIRDSVAGFFRFHPSVVRLLNSKSQMLQTADGLKAEFSRSGGMMLMSPSASPAFLGVGYIIGFRLSAITFSGGVFGWMFLMPIVLFLMGDSLSPFAEGGDWLSVAKAAYGSTVKQIAVGGMLVGAFYTLFRMRKNLAGGLSRGLQDIKSAGKSGETVSRIDKDAPFGLVLLAIVVLVICMVVLYHSFSRHWGSAVLAAVVMAFAGFVFAAVAGYLVGIIGSSSNPISGLTLSTLLIAALLMVLVGMKGDPGVAAVLGVASVVCCVAGVAGDMMQDWKVGYMLGGTPWRMQIGGLIGVTAASLVLVIPIMLLHKANGIGSDALPAPQAGLMAMMSRGIVAGEMAWPLVIAGMLFAAALILLEAPSPMLISVGMYLPFNTTFAIFIGGIIKWLLDRAAAKRIRNEEDAAVVENTGLLTASGLVAGEALVGILLAALVVSNVNLKKLVGLEGFEGFWWLGLATFVLLGYVLIHYPLKRLAEESKQK
- a CDS encoding aminopeptidase, yielding MNKAQKAAQVVVGSCLNIQSDETVLIVTTEDLTELARLVYEASLRRSKQTLMMEISKTTVTSVPLPLAEFMKTVDVIIALTSPSFSHTDARRNACRAGARIASLPNITHAAFSRLADADFKQIARRSRKLADILSIGKNVRVWAPNGTDLRLSIDRRRGYADTGLIHQKGAFSNLPAGEASVAPLEGRCEGILIADSLLGTAAGDGEKTKVIIKNGRAVRVSGGPEAKRLSRMLTEAGPASRVIAEFGIGTNEAAVLSGCTLEDEKVLGSVHIGLGNNLSFGGNNTCRLHIDLIVANAGVEIDGKIILENASLYI
- a CDS encoding cell wall metabolism sensor histidine kinase WalK; its protein translation is MAEWIREQLRSRIFRRLFWATLAAAEMPIFAVLFLEILHPVGGRILWKVLFLPPMAAFVAGLIAFYLSRIITRPISEFEKSATKIARGDFSHEIKVFNDDEIGRLAKLFNYMTLELRRLDRMNLAKIIEERRKFETIIRNIADGVIITDPQLNITVVNETFRKWYGLKSTEPTGHPYSDVINEKKLQQLIEEATFKEKAVLPAVEFSIKPAGEWKERVLQARAARVLQDDGVLIGVVTILRDITQQKEIDRMKTELVSMVAHELRSPLTSITGFSELLLDEDLSREQAEEYARIILTEATRLSELINKFLDISRIESGRIQPKKSDIDLNDTVQMVIGNNSFLAAQKEIKVEIHEAPNLPKVRADAGMMEQVFLNLFSNAVKYSPPNTRIDIVLRSTDSSVIVEFHDQGYGIPRDALPRIFDKFFRVTENEKVREVVGTGLGLALVKQIVDLHGGHLEVESQVGKGSVFSVHLPRANVKRQTLPLDVADDIIR
- a CDS encoding PqqD family protein, whose translation is MKKSRAQQPPNVLEMIPSRSAAFEEQEGKIVLLLPRQPIPLLGRFFRRFREPLPVRLHLDEYGGFIWRQIDGRTPVKEIAVALRNRYGEAVEPVYERVGLFINKLAHQQLIALHL
- the truA gene encoding tRNA pseudouridine(38-40) synthase TruA, which translates into the protein MRNIKLTLEYDGTDFCGWQRQAGDRTVQEAVERSLSLLTEETIRVTAAGRTDSGVHAIGQVINFKTDSPLPLEAFVRGGNSRLPKDVRILKAEEVPLEFSARYSAVARVYRYYISDRASAVGRQYAWHYWRPLSLEKLREFCPIILGEHEFKSFCQSGADVDHFICDVRWAWWKRSETGLVFEICANRFLHAMVRILVGTMVDLVKEEKGPAELLRILEAHDRRAAGPTAPACGLFLVRVFYPNDL